One part of the Caldisericum sp. genome encodes these proteins:
- the rplM gene encoding 50S ribosomal protein L13, whose product MMKITKFVKPYEVNKKWVLIDAEGESIGRVAAVAASILRGKHKATFTPNVNMGDNVIVINASKVKVTGRKLTDKIYNKHTGYVGNMQSYTLRNILERKPEFLITHAVKLMLPKNRLGRKMINGLKVYSDANYPKEFKVERVITLSKEE is encoded by the coding sequence ATGATGAAAATAACTAAGTTTGTTAAGCCTTACGAAGTAAATAAGAAATGGGTACTTATAGATGCAGAAGGTGAGTCTATTGGTAGAGTTGCTGCTGTTGCTGCATCAATTTTAAGAGGAAAACACAAGGCAACGTTTACTCCTAATGTAAATATGGGAGATAATGTTATTGTAATAAATGCCTCCAAAGTAAAAGTAACTGGAAGAAAACTTACAGATAAAATTTACAACAAGCATACAGGTTATGTGGGTAATATGCAATCTTACACCTTAAGAAATATCTTAGAAAGAAAGCCCGAGTTCCTTATTACTCATGCTGTTAAACTAATGCTTCCAAAGAATAGACTTGGAAGGAAAATGATCAATGGGCTCAAGGTTTATAGCGATGCAAATTATCCAAAGGAATTTAAAGTAGAACGTGTTATTACACTT